One Oryza glaberrima chromosome 10, OglaRS2, whole genome shotgun sequence DNA segment encodes these proteins:
- the LOC127785598 gene encoding putative cyclin-dependent kinase F-2, translating to MASSAVASRKRVAADDPEPRACCGSSPANGPKRRRYNFGSADDYERLDVVGQGAFGVVLRARDRRTGKVVALKRLIGTDEGGRFSRDFDALRVEAACQHACRGHPNIVQIKDVVADAKTGDLFLVLEFVGGSLRDEFPRARPEDIVRAMMRPLVDAAKKMHASRVIHRDIKPENILVSFSGELKICDFGAATLMKPTGKPYDLCRPGTLPYTSPEQLAGNRCYGPAVDMWALGCIMGELLTGAPLFGGDMTEKELLADLSANLGDQLNELFYDVLPELSPAALEVLSGLLAFDPEKRMTAAEALEHRWFAEESKKAEFPGFVPLFGEEDRECQFQFDSPPVT from the coding sequence ATGGCGTCCTCGGCGGTGGCGAGCCGCAAGCGCGTTGCGGCCGACGATCCGGAGCCCCGCGCCTGCTGCGGATCCTCCCCTGCGAACGGGCCGAAGCGCCGGCGGTACAACTTCGGGAGCGCCGACGACTACGAGCGCCTCGACGTGGTCGGCCAGGGCGCGTTCGGCGTGGTGCTCAGGGCGCGGGATCGCCGCACCGGCAAGGTCGTCGCGCTCAAGCGCCTCATCGGGACGGACGAGGGCGGCCGCTTCTCCCGCGACTTCGACGCGCTCAGGGTCGAGGCCGCCTGCCAGCACGCCTGCCGCGGCCACCCCAACATCGTCCAGATCAaggacgtcgtcgccgacgccaagACTGGGGACCTCTTCCTCGTCCTCGAGTTCGTCGGAGGCAGCCTCCGGGATGAGTTCCCGAGAGCCCGCCCGGAGGACATCGTCCGCGCCATGATGCGGccgctcgtcgacgccgccaagaaGATGCACGCCTCGCGCGTCATCCATCGCGACATCAAGCCGGAGAACATCCTTGTCAGCTTCTCCGGGGAGCTCAAGATCTGTGATTTCGGGGCCGCCACGCTGATGAAGCCCACCGGGAAGCCGTACGACCTGTGCCGCCCCGGCACGCTGCCGTACACCTCGCCAGAGCAGCTCGCCGGCAACCGATGCTACGGCCCCGCGGTGGACATGTGGGCGTTGGGGTGCATCATGGGCGAGCTCCTCACCGGCGCGCCACTGTTCGGAGGCGACATGACGGAGAAGGAGCTGCTCGCCGACCTGTCCGCCAACCTAGGTGACCAGCTCAACGAGCTCTTCTATGATGTCCTGCCGgagctctcgccggcggcgctcgAGGTCCTGTCCGGGCTGCTGGCTTTCGACCCAGAGAAGAGGATgaccgcggcggaggcgctggagCACAGGTGGTTCGCCGAGGAGTCCAAGAAAGCAGAGTTCCCTGGCTTCGTGCCTCTGTTTGGAGAAGAAGACAGAGAGTGTCAGTTTCAGTTTGACAGTCCCCCTGTAACTTAG